One genomic window of Roseateles sp. DAIF2 includes the following:
- a CDS encoding helix-turn-helix domain-containing protein: protein MVALDLLGRRTALRVLWELRGEPLTFRALQEACETNTRLLNTRLTELKEAGLVEHLPGGYRLSDEGRRLSAALQPLTAWAKRWGEAQDGRD, encoded by the coding sequence ATGGTGGCGCTGGACCTGCTGGGGCGGCGCACCGCGCTGCGCGTGCTGTGGGAGCTGCGCGGCGAGCCGCTGACCTTCCGCGCGCTGCAGGAGGCCTGCGAGACCAACACGCGCCTCCTGAACACACGGCTCACAGAGCTGAAGGAGGCGGGCCTCGTCGAGCATCTGCCCGGCGGCTACCGCCTGTCCGACGAGGGCCGCCGGCTCAGCGCGGCGCTGCAGCCGCTGACGGCATGGGCGAAGCGCTGGGGGGAGGCGCAGGATGGCCGGGATTAG
- the mdtD gene encoding multidrug transporter subunit MdtD, translating to MPHTDSERPQLDAATRRYLPWVVALAFFMQTLDTTILNTALPGMARDMGENPLRMQSAVVAYLLTVAMLIPASGWLADRFGTRRVFIWAIVLFSLGSLACALAPSLAVLVAARVLQGVGGALLVPVGRLAVLRAFPKDEFLPVMTFIALPGLVGPLLGPALGGFLTQYASWHWIFLINLPVGLIGVLASLRFMPQLSDPAPRAFDWGGFALFSLGLMLLSLALQGFGEHVIGTAVCIVMLVAGLACMMAYWLHAARAPAPLFERALFSIPTYRIGLIGNVFARLGSGATPFLTPMFLQLGLGFSPSVAGLSMIPAVLGAMLTKTLAIRLIRAVGYRRVLVANTLLLGLMIASFAIVDRDTSHTWLAIHLGLFGMVNSLQFTAMNTLTLGDLDARTASSGNSLLSVVMQLSMSLGVATSSAFLLLFSGGARGADGAVLVPAFHATYLAIGAMAALAAFIFYQLRQHEGAADARDTMAQD from the coding sequence ATGCCCCACACCGATTCCGAGCGCCCGCAGCTGGATGCGGCCACCCGCCGCTACCTGCCCTGGGTGGTGGCCCTGGCGTTCTTCATGCAGACGCTGGACACCACCATCCTCAACACCGCGCTGCCCGGCATGGCGCGCGACATGGGCGAGAACCCGCTGCGCATGCAGTCGGCCGTGGTCGCCTATCTGCTGACGGTGGCGATGCTGATCCCGGCCTCGGGCTGGCTGGCGGACCGCTTCGGCACCCGGCGCGTCTTCATCTGGGCCATCGTGCTGTTCAGCCTGGGCTCGCTGGCCTGCGCGCTGGCGCCCTCGCTGGCGGTGCTGGTGGCGGCGCGGGTGCTGCAGGGCGTCGGCGGCGCGCTGCTGGTGCCAGTGGGGCGGCTGGCGGTGCTGCGCGCCTTCCCGAAGGACGAGTTCCTGCCGGTGATGACCTTCATCGCGCTGCCCGGCCTGGTCGGCCCGCTGCTGGGGCCGGCACTGGGCGGCTTCCTGACCCAGTACGCCAGCTGGCACTGGATCTTCCTGATCAACCTGCCGGTGGGCCTGATCGGCGTGCTGGCCAGCCTGCGCTTTATGCCGCAGCTGAGCGACCCGGCGCCGCGCGCCTTCGACTGGGGCGGCTTCGCGCTGTTCAGCCTAGGGCTGATGCTGCTGTCGCTGGCGCTGCAGGGCTTCGGCGAGCATGTGATCGGCACCGCGGTCTGCATCGTGATGCTGGTCGCGGGCCTGGCCTGCATGATGGCCTACTGGCTGCATGCGGCGCGCGCGCCGGCGCCGCTGTTCGAGCGCGCGCTGTTCTCGATCCCGACCTACCGCATCGGCCTGATCGGCAATGTGTTCGCGCGCCTGGGCAGCGGCGCCACGCCCTTCCTGACGCCGATGTTCCTGCAGCTGGGCCTGGGCTTCTCGCCCAGCGTCGCGGGGCTGTCGATGATTCCCGCGGTGCTGGGCGCGATGCTGACCAAGACCCTGGCGATCAGGCTGATCCGTGCGGTGGGCTACCGTCGCGTGCTGGTCGCCAACACCCTGCTGCTGGGCCTGATGATCGCCAGCTTCGCGATCGTCGACCGCGACACCAGCCACACCTGGCTGGCGATCCACCTGGGCCTGTTCGGCATGGTCAACAGCCTGCAGTTCACCGCGATGAACACCCTGACCCTGGGCGACCTCGACGCGCGCACCGCCAGCAGCGGCAACAGCCTGCTGTCGGTCGTGATGCAGCTGTCGATGAGCCTGGGCGTGGCCACCTCCAGCGCCTTCCTGCTGCTGTTCTCCGGCGGTGCGCGCGGCGCCGATGGCGCGGTCCTGGTGCCGGCCTTCCACGCTACCTATCTGGCGATCGGCGCGATGGCAGCGCTCGCCGCCTTCATCTTCTACCAGCTGCGCCAGCATGAGGGCGCCGCCGATGCGCGGGACACCATGGCGCAGGATTAG
- a CDS encoding peroxiredoxin yields MTPALNKPLPEIEALATGGVKFTPQAFLGRVVVLYFYPKDNTPGCTTEAMQFRDRHKDFVKAGAVVLGVSRDNMASHDKFKQNLELPFELIADTEEKLCHMFGVVKNKIMYGKKVKGIERSTFLIDAGGVLREEWRGIKVAGHVDEVLKAVKSLQKEAA; encoded by the coding sequence ATGACGCCAGCGCTCAACAAACCCCTCCCGGAAATTGAAGCTCTCGCAACCGGCGGCGTGAAGTTCACCCCGCAGGCCTTCCTCGGTCGAGTTGTGGTGCTGTACTTCTACCCCAAGGACAACACGCCGGGTTGCACCACCGAAGCCATGCAGTTTCGCGATCGCCACAAGGACTTCGTGAAGGCCGGCGCCGTGGTGCTCGGCGTGTCGCGCGACAACATGGCCTCGCACGACAAGTTCAAGCAGAACCTGGAACTGCCCTTCGAGCTGATCGCCGACACCGAAGAGAAACTCTGCCACATGTTCGGCGTGGTCAAGAACAAGATCATGTACGGCAAGAAGGTCAAGGGCATCGAGCGCTCGACCTTCCTGATCGATGCCGGCGGCGTGCTGCGCGAGGAATGGCGCGGCATCAAGGTGGCGGGCCATGTGGACGAGGTCCTGAAGGCCGTCAAGTCGCTGCAGAAGGAAGCCGCCTGA
- a CDS encoding acyl-CoA dehydrogenase: protein MAKSTKAQFQWDDPLLLEQQLSEDERAVRDAARAYCQDRLAPRVLEAFRHEKTDAAIFREMGELGLLGPTIPEQYGGAGLNYVAYGLIAREVERVDSGYRSMMSVQSSLVMVPINEFGSEATKQKYLPKLASGEWIGCFGLTEPNHGSDPGSMITRAKKVDGGYSLTGSKMWITNSPIADVFVVWAKDEGGQIRGFVLEKGWKGLSAPAIHGKVGLRASITGEIVMDEVFCPEENAFPEVRGLKGPFTCLNSARYGIAWGALGAAEDCWHKARQYTMDRKQFGKPLAANQLIQKKLADMQTEITLGLQGCLRLGRMKDEGTAAVEITSIMKRNSCGKALDIARMARDMLGGNGISDEFGIARHLVNLEVVNTYEGTHDIHALILGRAQTGIAAF, encoded by the coding sequence ATGGCCAAGAGCACCAAGGCTCAATTCCAATGGGACGACCCGCTGCTGCTGGAACAGCAGCTCAGCGAGGACGAGCGCGCGGTGCGCGACGCGGCGCGCGCCTATTGCCAGGACCGCCTGGCGCCGCGCGTGCTGGAGGCCTTCCGCCACGAGAAGACCGACGCCGCGATCTTCCGCGAGATGGGCGAACTGGGCCTGCTGGGCCCGACGATCCCCGAGCAGTACGGCGGTGCCGGCCTGAACTATGTGGCCTATGGCCTGATCGCGCGCGAGGTGGAGCGCGTCGACTCCGGCTACCGCTCGATGATGAGCGTGCAGAGCTCGCTGGTGATGGTGCCGATCAACGAGTTCGGCAGCGAGGCCACCAAGCAGAAGTACCTGCCCAAGCTGGCCAGCGGCGAATGGATCGGCTGCTTCGGCCTGACCGAGCCCAACCATGGCTCCGACCCCGGCTCGATGATCACCCGCGCCAAGAAGGTCGACGGCGGCTACTCGCTGACCGGGTCCAAGATGTGGATCACCAACAGCCCGATCGCCGACGTCTTCGTCGTCTGGGCCAAGGACGAGGGCGGCCAGATCCGCGGCTTCGTGCTGGAGAAGGGCTGGAAGGGCCTCTCCGCCCCTGCCATCCACGGCAAGGTGGGCCTGCGCGCCTCGATCACCGGCGAGATCGTGATGGACGAGGTGTTCTGCCCCGAGGAAAACGCCTTCCCCGAGGTGCGTGGCCTGAAGGGACCGTTCACCTGCCTGAACAGCGCGCGCTACGGTATCGCCTGGGGCGCGCTCGGCGCGGCCGAGGACTGCTGGCACAAGGCCCGCCAGTACACGATGGACCGCAAGCAGTTCGGCAAGCCGCTGGCTGCGAATCAGCTGATCCAGAAGAAGCTGGCCGACATGCAGACCGAGATCACCCTGGGCCTGCAGGGCTGCCTGCGCCTGGGCCGCATGAAGGACGAGGGCACGGCCGCGGTCGAGATCACCTCGATCATGAAGCGCAACAGCTGCGGCAAGGCGCTGGACATCGCCCGCATGGCGCGCGACATGCTGGGCGGCAACGGCATCAGCGACGAGTTCGGCATCGCCCGCCATCTGGTCAACCTGGAGGTGGTCAACACCTACGAGGGAACGCATGACATCCATGCGCTGATCCTGGGGCGCGCGCAGACGGGAATCGCGGCGTTCTGA
- a CDS encoding carboxymuconolactone decarboxylase family protein has protein sequence MTAARLAPALPPFDPEVAERLDSLMQGRPPLRLFSTLARDPRLFKRFFAGGLLDPGHLSLRQREIVIDRTTALCGAEYEWGVHVALFGRRAALSEEQVRATVAGAPDAACWDASERVLLRLCDALHRDCDIDDGLWAELRGFYSEEAVLELLMLAGFYRTVSYLCKGLRLPLEAGMPRFPAA, from the coding sequence ATGACCGCTGCACGTCTCGCCCCCGCCTTGCCGCCCTTCGATCCGGAGGTGGCCGAACGCCTGGATTCGCTGATGCAGGGCCGGCCGCCGCTGCGGCTGTTCAGCACCCTGGCGCGCGACCCGCGCCTGTTCAAGCGCTTCTTCGCCGGCGGGCTGCTGGACCCGGGGCATCTGAGCCTGCGCCAGCGCGAGATCGTGATCGACCGCACCACCGCGCTGTGCGGCGCGGAGTATGAGTGGGGCGTGCATGTCGCGCTGTTCGGCCGGCGCGCGGCGCTGAGCGAGGAGCAGGTCCGCGCGACGGTGGCAGGGGCGCCAGATGCCGCCTGCTGGGATGCTTCGGAGCGCGTGCTGCTGCGCCTGTGCGATGCCCTGCATCGCGACTGCGACATCGACGACGGCCTGTGGGCCGAGCTGCGCGGCTTCTACAGCGAGGAGGCGGTCCTGGAGCTGCTGATGCTGGCCGGCTTCTACCGGACGGTCAGCTATCTGTGCAAGGGGTTGCGGCTGCCGCTGGAGGCGGGGATGCCTCGATTCCCCGCGGCTTGA
- a CDS encoding GNAT family N-acetyltransferase, whose amino-acid sequence MHIRPYQPADWTRICEIHDAARRFELAASGLSDAFLSLEETGESEGLFEATLLVAEGAAGGPVLGFAGFTDEELTWLYVDPLQYRRGVGRALLKAVVEAADGPLALDVLVGNEAALALYLSEGFRVVETISGKLAGNEAFAATAHVLRFEGRP is encoded by the coding sequence ATGCACATTCGCCCTTATCAGCCCGCCGACTGGACCCGGATCTGCGAGATCCATGATGCGGCGCGTCGCTTCGAGCTGGCGGCCAGCGGCCTGTCCGACGCCTTCCTGAGCCTGGAAGAGACCGGCGAGTCCGAGGGCCTGTTCGAGGCCACCCTGCTGGTGGCCGAGGGCGCAGCGGGCGGGCCGGTGCTGGGCTTTGCCGGCTTCACCGACGAGGAGCTGACCTGGCTCTATGTCGATCCGCTGCAGTACCGCCGCGGCGTCGGCCGAGCCCTGCTGAAGGCCGTCGTGGAAGCCGCGGACGGGCCGCTGGCGCTGGACGTGCTGGTCGGCAATGAGGCGGCGCTGGCGCTGTACCTGAGCGAGGGCTTTCGCGTCGTCGAGACCATCAGCGGCAAGTTGGCCGGCAACGAGGCCTTTGCCGCGACGGCGCATGTGCTGCGCTTCGAGGGCAGGCCCTAA
- a CDS encoding YidB family protein has product MGLMDSLLGAAQQALGGQAQQGGGGVDWVRLIVGLLQDQGGQGAAGGGLGGLLQQLQQAGLGEQVQSWVSTGANQPVSGDQLGAALGGDLLERLAGQAGVSSQEAGAQLSQWLPQVVDRLTPQGQLPQEGPGGLDLGGLLGQLLQQR; this is encoded by the coding sequence ATGGGTTTGATGGATTCCTTGCTGGGCGCGGCCCAGCAGGCCCTGGGCGGCCAGGCGCAGCAGGGTGGCGGTGGCGTGGACTGGGTGCGGCTGATCGTCGGCCTGCTGCAGGATCAGGGCGGGCAGGGCGCCGCTGGCGGCGGTCTGGGCGGCCTGTTGCAGCAGCTGCAGCAGGCGGGGCTGGGCGAGCAGGTGCAGTCCTGGGTCTCGACCGGTGCGAACCAGCCGGTCTCGGGCGACCAACTCGGTGCGGCGCTGGGCGGCGATCTGCTGGAGCGCCTGGCCGGGCAGGCCGGCGTTTCCAGCCAGGAGGCCGGCGCGCAGCTGAGCCAATGGCTGCCCCAGGTGGTGGACCGGCTGACGCCGCAGGGCCAGCTGCCGCAGGAGGGGCCCGGCGGCCTGGACCTGGGCGGGCTGCTGGGCCAGCTGCTTCAGCAGCGCTGA
- a CDS encoding M3 family metallopeptidase — translation MMNNTKHRLLVLAGLLALQAAAQASQLPGPAFPQYKDAAAVKAACDSGLSAAKQRLQTLQSRQVDAGWLAAYDDFYAFQEDTQYPIEFVLNVHPDKAVRDAAQACSLRWADFSSSFNQNEKLYKALKRAPVKDDIDRELVRVGSGVFEDGGVALPPAKRKRAKQLADQLAELTQKFEKNIRDAGIKVSFTEAELKGVPEGVWKKAPRDAEGKVVLGVDYPSYVPVIQGAEIEATRERMWRAKVNEGGQANLKLLAEIEAKRLEYAKLFGFSNYVDFNLRRRMAKDGATAWRFLNDVKSTVTEGERADLVELRRAKAEHLGQSLEATQVQRWDATFYTERIRKQRFSVDQEAFRPYFPPQESLAFSMRVIEKLMGVRYTRVDAPLWHPEAQAYAVSDAASGKPLATMYVDLYPREGKYNHAAVWPLRSSSTRIERTPTAALVVNFDRQGLTLDEVETLLHELGHAVHNNLSKTRYASQGGTAVMHDFVEAPSQMLEDWVYDKKVLKLMQEVCAACKPVPDAMVDQAVAAKEFAKGSFYGRQYLYASYDLALFGADKPEPLPLWAKLEGATPLGHVPGSMFPAGFAHIAGGYGAGYYGYLWSLVLAMDLRTAFKDDKLSPVTGQRYRDIVLGNGGQKPAPELVREFLGRESNSKAFFDYLRK, via the coding sequence ATGATGAACAACACCAAGCATCGCCTGCTGGTCCTGGCCGGCCTGCTGGCCCTGCAGGCCGCGGCCCAGGCCAGCCAGCTGCCGGGGCCGGCCTTTCCCCAGTACAAGGATGCCGCCGCGGTCAAGGCGGCCTGCGACAGCGGGCTGAGCGCCGCCAAGCAGCGCCTGCAGACCCTGCAGTCGCGCCAAGTGGACGCCGGCTGGCTGGCCGCCTACGACGACTTCTACGCCTTCCAGGAAGACACCCAGTACCCGATCGAGTTCGTGCTGAACGTGCATCCGGACAAGGCGGTGCGCGACGCGGCCCAGGCCTGCTCGCTGCGCTGGGCCGATTTCTCGTCCAGCTTCAACCAGAACGAGAAGCTCTACAAGGCGCTGAAGCGCGCACCGGTCAAGGATGACATCGACCGCGAGCTGGTGCGCGTGGGCTCGGGCGTGTTCGAGGATGGCGGCGTCGCGCTGCCGCCGGCCAAGCGCAAGCGCGCCAAGCAGCTGGCCGACCAGCTGGCCGAGCTGACCCAGAAGTTCGAGAAGAACATCCGCGACGCCGGCATCAAGGTGAGCTTCACCGAAGCCGAGCTGAAGGGTGTGCCGGAGGGCGTCTGGAAGAAGGCGCCGCGCGATGCCGAGGGCAAGGTCGTGCTGGGCGTGGACTACCCGAGCTATGTGCCGGTGATCCAGGGCGCCGAGATCGAGGCGACGCGCGAGCGCATGTGGCGCGCCAAGGTCAACGAGGGCGGCCAGGCGAACCTGAAGCTGCTGGCCGAGATCGAGGCCAAGCGGCTCGAGTACGCCAAGCTGTTCGGCTTCAGCAACTATGTCGACTTCAACCTGCGCCGCCGCATGGCCAAGGATGGCGCCACCGCCTGGCGCTTCCTGAACGACGTCAAGAGCACGGTGACCGAGGGCGAGCGCGCCGACCTGGTCGAGCTGCGCCGCGCCAAGGCCGAGCATCTGGGCCAGTCGCTGGAGGCGACCCAGGTGCAGCGCTGGGATGCGACCTTCTACACCGAGCGCATCCGCAAGCAGCGCTTCAGCGTCGACCAGGAGGCCTTCCGCCCCTATTTCCCGCCGCAGGAAAGCCTGGCCTTCTCGATGCGCGTGATCGAGAAGCTGATGGGCGTGCGCTACACCCGCGTCGACGCGCCGCTGTGGCATCCCGAAGCGCAGGCCTATGCCGTCAGCGACGCCGCCAGCGGCAAGCCGCTCGCGACCATGTATGTCGACCTCTACCCGCGCGAGGGCAAGTACAACCATGCGGCGGTCTGGCCGCTGCGCAGCAGCAGCACCCGCATCGAGCGCACGCCGACCGCGGCCCTGGTGGTCAACTTCGACCGGCAAGGCCTGACCCTGGACGAGGTCGAGACCCTGCTGCACGAGCTGGGTCATGCGGTGCACAACAACCTGTCGAAGACGCGCTACGCCAGCCAGGGCGGCACCGCGGTGATGCACGACTTCGTCGAGGCGCCCTCGCAGATGCTGGAGGACTGGGTCTACGACAAGAAGGTGCTGAAGCTGATGCAGGAGGTCTGCGCCGCCTGCAAGCCGGTGCCGGACGCGATGGTCGACCAGGCGGTGGCCGCCAAGGAGTTCGCCAAGGGCAGCTTCTACGGCCGCCAGTACCTGTACGCCAGCTATGACCTGGCCTTGTTCGGTGCCGACAAGCCCGAGCCGCTGCCGCTGTGGGCCAAGCTGGAGGGCGCGACGCCGCTGGGCCATGTGCCGGGCTCGATGTTCCCGGCCGGCTTCGCGCATATCGCGGGCGGCTACGGCGCCGGCTACTACGGCTATCTGTGGAGCCTGGTGCTGGCGATGGACCTGCGCACCGCCTTCAAGGACGACAAGCTCAGCCCCGTGACCGGCCAGCGCTACCGCGACATCGTGCTGGGCAACGGCGGCCAGAAGCCGGCGCCCGAACTGGTGCGCGAGTTCCTGGGCCGCGAGTCCAACTCCAAGGCCTTCTTCGACTACCTGCGCAAGTAA
- a CDS encoding C40 family peptidase, translating into MLALAGGPVLAQQLPTAALPAQAAASQTQGGPQQAAGDAVSRFLMERGILGQAAHEGLLGQVRDKASELVLASMNFLGVPYKRGGNTAENGFDCSGFTRHIFEMSVGLVLPRRADEQAKLSSLMPIKKDELKPGDLVFFNTMRRTFSHVGIYVGEGKFIHSPRAGGKVRVEDMRDAYWAKRFTGARRADLNAADKSGAAATALN; encoded by the coding sequence GTGCTGGCTCTCGCCGGCGGCCCGGTGCTGGCGCAGCAGCTGCCCACCGCCGCCCTGCCCGCGCAGGCCGCGGCCTCGCAGACCCAGGGCGGTCCGCAGCAGGCGGCGGGTGACGCGGTCAGCCGCTTTCTGATGGAGCGCGGCATCCTGGGCCAGGCCGCCCACGAGGGCCTGCTGGGCCAGGTGCGCGACAAGGCCTCCGAGCTGGTGCTGGCCTCGATGAACTTCCTCGGCGTGCCCTACAAGCGCGGCGGCAACACGGCCGAGAACGGCTTCGACTGCTCGGGCTTCACCCGCCATATCTTCGAGATGAGCGTGGGCCTGGTGCTGCCACGCCGCGCCGACGAGCAGGCCAAGCTGTCCAGCCTGATGCCGATCAAGAAGGATGAGCTCAAGCCCGGCGACCTGGTGTTCTTCAACACCATGCGCCGCACCTTCTCGCATGTCGGCATCTATGTCGGCGAAGGCAAGTTCATCCATTCGCCGCGCGCCGGCGGCAAGGTGCGCGTCGAGGACATGCGCGACGCCTACTGGGCCAAGCGCTTCACCGGCGCCCGCCGCGCCGACCTGAACGCGGCCGACAAGAGCGGCGCCGCGGCCACCGCGCTGAACTGA
- a CDS encoding PhoH family protein: protein MPLPKPPTKRASLLEPSAFAATLAVSKAPPKPKITPAAAPAAALAPAERPAARGKEMVAPKVAAAPVAAPAAVSPTLALVSPAAPAAAPKPAARSKPAAKPRGAGKPKLFVLDTNVLMHDPMSLFRFEEHDIYLPMITLEELDGHKKGMTEVARNVRQVSRDLDALAAGLQHHTLEEMAQGLALDLTGHREAGGKLFFQTQLLDTPLPQGLPQGKADNQILGVVQALKAQQPGREVVLVSKDINMRIKARALGLAAEDYRNDKTLEDSDLLYTGVQALPADFWDRHGKTMESWQQGGITFYRISGPLVPSLLVNEFVYLEAPGAAPLYAKVTEITGKTAVLRTLKDYGHQKNAVWGVTARNREQNFALNLLMDPDCDFITLTGTAGTGKTLMTLAAGLSQVLDERRYSEIIVTRVTVPVGEDIGFLPGTEEEKMGPWMGALDDNLEVLARGDSSAGEWGRAATNDLVRSKIKIKSLNFMRGRTFLNKFVIIDEAQNLTPKQMKTLITRAGPGTKIVCLGNLAQIDTPYLTEGSSGLTFAVDRFKGWAHSGHITLARGERSRLADFASEVL, encoded by the coding sequence ATGCCACTGCCCAAGCCCCCGACCAAGCGCGCCAGCCTCCTCGAGCCCTCCGCCTTTGCCGCCACGCTGGCGGTCAGCAAAGCCCCCCCCAAACCGAAAATCACCCCGGCCGCGGCGCCTGCCGCTGCGTTGGCCCCGGCCGAACGCCCCGCCGCGCGCGGTAAAGAGATGGTCGCACCCAAGGTGGCGGCCGCGCCGGTCGCCGCGCCGGCGGCCGTCAGCCCCACCCTGGCCCTGGTCAGCCCCGCCGCCCCGGCCGCCGCGCCCAAACCCGCGGCGCGCAGCAAGCCCGCGGCCAAGCCGCGCGGCGCCGGCAAGCCCAAGCTATTCGTGCTCGACACCAATGTGCTGATGCATGACCCGATGTCGCTATTCCGCTTCGAGGAACACGACATCTATCTGCCGATGATCACGCTGGAGGAGCTGGACGGCCACAAGAAGGGCATGACCGAGGTGGCGCGCAATGTGCGCCAGGTCAGCCGCGACCTGGACGCGCTGGCCGCCGGCCTGCAGCACCACACCCTGGAGGAAATGGCCCAGGGCCTGGCGCTGGACCTCACCGGCCACCGCGAGGCCGGCGGCAAGCTGTTCTTCCAGACCCAGCTGCTGGACACGCCGCTGCCCCAGGGCCTGCCGCAGGGCAAGGCCGACAACCAGATCCTGGGCGTGGTGCAGGCACTGAAGGCGCAGCAGCCGGGCCGCGAGGTGGTGCTGGTGTCCAAGGACATCAATATGCGCATCAAGGCCCGCGCGCTGGGCCTGGCCGCCGAGGACTACCGCAACGACAAGACGCTGGAGGACAGCGACCTGCTCTACACGGGCGTGCAGGCCTTGCCCGCCGACTTCTGGGACCGCCATGGCAAGACCATGGAGAGCTGGCAGCAGGGCGGTATCACCTTCTACCGCATCAGCGGCCCGCTGGTGCCCTCGCTGCTGGTCAACGAGTTCGTCTACCTGGAGGCGCCGGGCGCCGCGCCGCTCTACGCCAAGGTCACCGAGATCACCGGCAAGACCGCGGTGCTGCGCACTCTGAAGGACTACGGCCACCAGAAGAACGCCGTCTGGGGCGTTACCGCGCGCAACCGCGAGCAGAACTTCGCGCTGAACCTGCTGATGGACCCGGACTGCGACTTCATCACCCTGACCGGCACCGCCGGCACCGGCAAGACCCTGATGACCCTGGCCGCCGGCCTGTCGCAGGTGCTGGACGAGCGCCGCTACAGCGAGATCATCGTGACCCGCGTCACCGTGCCGGTCGGCGAGGACATCGGCTTCCTGCCCGGCACCGAGGAAGAGAAGATGGGCCCCTGGATGGGCGCGCTGGACGACAACCTGGAGGTGCTGGCACGCGGCGACAGCAGCGCCGGCGAATGGGGCCGTGCCGCCACCAACGACTTAGTGCGCAGCAAGATCAAGATCAAGAGCCTGAACTTCATGCGCGGGCGCACCTTCCTGAACAAGTTCGTCATCATCGACGAGGCGCAGAACCTGACGCCCAAGCAGATGAAGACCCTGATCACCCGCGCCGGCCCCGGCACCAAGATCGTCTGCCTGGGCAACCTGGCGCAGATCGACACGCCCTACCTGACCGAGGGCAGCTCGGGCCTGACCTTCGCGGTGGACCGCTTCAAGGGCTGGGCCCACAGCGGCCACATCACCCTGGCGCGCGGCGAGCGTTCGCGCCTGGCGGATTTCGCCTCCGAGGTGCTGTGA
- a CDS encoding HAD family hydrolase, with protein sequence MTLYVSDLDGTLLDREAQLSTVTRAGLTRLLDEGLSFTVASARHVSSIARILQGLPLRLPVISANGAYISEMLTGRHEMVNAMDPAIAQAIFALMRRRGFMPFASTNGPRGDRLFWQSVNNEAQLDFVEQRQKNGDPRLRHTEDLGAELVDPVVTMILVEREALLRELMAEIHQLIGEETIEMHLADDLYRPGWPWLTLHDRRATKDQAIRTLAQRYGLAEREIVVFGDQVNDIGMFRSAHRGIAMGNAIEDIKRQAHAVIGHHADDSVLRFIEDDWRR encoded by the coding sequence ATGACCTTGTATGTGTCCGACCTCGACGGCACCCTGCTGGACCGCGAGGCCCAGCTCTCCACCGTCACCCGCGCCGGCCTGACCCGGCTGCTGGACGAGGGCCTGTCCTTCACCGTGGCCAGCGCGCGCCATGTGTCCTCGATCGCGCGTATCCTGCAGGGCCTGCCGCTGCGGCTGCCGGTGATCTCGGCCAATGGCGCCTACATCAGCGAGATGCTGACCGGCCGCCACGAGATGGTCAACGCGATGGACCCCGCGATCGCGCAGGCCATCTTCGCGCTGATGCGCCGGCGCGGCTTCATGCCCTTCGCCTCGACGAACGGCCCGCGCGGCGACCGCCTGTTCTGGCAGTCGGTGAACAACGAGGCCCAGCTGGACTTCGTCGAGCAGCGCCAGAAGAACGGCGACCCGCGCCTGCGGCATACCGAGGACCTGGGCGCGGAGCTGGTCGACCCGGTCGTCACGATGATCCTGGTCGAGCGCGAGGCGCTGCTGCGCGAGCTGATGGCCGAGATCCACCAGCTGATCGGCGAAGAGACGATCGAGATGCATCTGGCCGATGACCTGTACCGCCCCGGCTGGCCCTGGCTGACCCTGCATGACCGCCGCGCCACCAAGGACCAGGCGATCCGCACCCTGGCGCAGCGCTATGGCCTGGCCGAGCGTGAGATCGTCGTGTTCGGCGACCAGGTCAACGACATCGGCATGTTCCGCAGCGCCCACCGCGGCATCGCGATGGGCAATGCGATCGAGGACATCAAGCGCCAGGCCCACGCCGTCATCGGCCACCATGCCGACGACAGCGTGCTGCGCTTCATCGAGGACGACTGGCGCCGCTGA